GGTAGAGGAGGGGACAAATGGACGCCTCTAGGTCtatgccagagagagggagaccagcgTGAGGGAGACCAGCAGCAAAAGAAGGGAGGAAAATGAAGAGGTGGCAGCCGACGGGACCGGGCGGTTCTTCTTCCGGGGCCCATTGCAGAGCGGTGTGTTACAACAGGAGATGCACACAGAGTTGATCCTTCCAGTGCAGAACTGCTGGTAGCCTGATGAGGATATGAGGCATGCCCCGGACGAGGCACAGGACTTGCGGTAAAATATGcctgaagaaggagagagagaagcggTCAGGGATAGTGCAAAGCTATACAGGAAGTCCAGGTCAAGGTATGTGTGGTAGTGAGACTGTTGGTGAAACTGAGCCAAGTCTCGGAGCAAACTGAGGTAGCACAAGCACTGGGGAAGGCAGGGTTAAAAGTCCTTCAACTgtcaattttgttttgttttcattaATGTATGTCTGTTTTATGTGATGTCTGGCCTATGCCATGTCTCGCACCCTTTCACAGCGCATTTTCTTGCGCGTAAAGCAAATATCTGTGAAAATCAGACAAAGCATGATCTAATCTACCCTTTTTTCACAAATATACAGGAATAACAATTACACATCAAGAAAATGTGGTGATTTAAAAATATTAGCCTTAGGATCTTAGCTTAGTGAGAAATTCTCGAGACAGACAGTATATTGTAATTCAGTGCTATTTGCAATTTAACAGAACTTTATCCTGATCAATACTGGAATGGTTCATATTCCTGGGAGGTGATCCTCTAAGTGCCTAGAACCTTTGTAGAGCCgttgtaaaaaataaaacctCGACAGAATATAATGCTCTCAAACTATGGAACAATTGCAACAAAACTATGCTTTGATTTATATGGTGGCGAGAGAATGCACATGAACAAGAGTGTTTCGATTTCATGGAAATGTTGTTGTGCCATTAAGCTTTACCACAGGAGGTGGTAAGAAAGCCTGCGTCTCTCTGCCTGATAAATGAACACCTTGCAGGGACTCAACAACTCCCACTTCTCCCTACTCCTTCCTAGGAAATAGACACTGGGTTTTTGGACACAAACAAATCCAAGGTGACCCTGGAGATGTGACTCTCGCTCCACTGAATCTGTAAGCATTAGTAATTGTTATAAGCATATACGGATGCTTATAATGTCTTCATAGAAGGTTTATAATGTGTTCTTTGCT
This is a stretch of genomic DNA from Oncorhynchus mykiss isolate Arlee chromosome 7, USDA_OmykA_1.1, whole genome shotgun sequence. It encodes these proteins:
- the LOC110527458 gene encoding ly6/PLAUR domain-containing protein 1, giving the protein MLLLIYATLLGIFLKTGYALQIQCYQCEEVKNNECSTPEFIVNCTVNVQDMCQKEVLVKKDGIFYRKSCASSGACLISSSGYQQFCTGRINSVCISCCNTPLCNGPRKKNRPVPSAATSSFSSLLLLLVSLTLVSLSLA